Part of the Mycolicibacterium mageritense genome is shown below.
CCCACGAAACACCCTGCTGTGCAGCCAAATTCCGCATTGCACCGATCAGCCGCGTCGTGACGTCCAACAGCTGGCCGCCGTGGGTTTCGGCTAGGAGGCGGGCCACCCGCTCATGCTCACCAGGACGGTCGGCTGGGATCGGCACACCGATCGCCAAGAACCCGCACTCATCCATGGAACGGCGCAGCACCGCCAGGGCGTTCGTTGCCTGTCCGACTGCGGCATCCGCTGCTGGCGTCGCTACGTCGGGGACCTTTGTGGGTTTGCGGGTGTGCATCGTTGTCGCACTGGCCGGCTCGGCATCGGGGAAGCAAAACGTTTCCCGGTCGCTGTTCCACTTCAGGTTCAGGGTGGTCTGGTCAAGAATTCTGTCCAGATGCGGACGCAGCGGCACCCGGCCCAGCTCTGGGAAGCGCGCGGTGACCCGGCTGCGGATCTGCGAGGCAGATAGTGACTCGCTTTGCGCCAACCCGGTCAATGCCACCTGCACCGCCGCCGCCGGCGACATCTCTTGATTGTGCAGCTCCCCGCGACCCGACACGGCGGCGTGCTTTGAGACCGCCGCAGCCAGCCGCACCAAGCGCATATCTCCCGGTGTAGGGACAGTGACCTCACGGTCGCTGACCGCGTTGTAGCCGGCCTGAAACGCTGCCCTCAACTCGCGGGCTGAACTGTGCGCGGGGATGACGGCGTTGCGGTCGGCCGACACCAGCTCGTCGGCCCGCTTGGCCGCGGATTCGGCTGCGTTGAGCAGCATTTCGTCGTTGGCGAGCAGCGAAAGCCGGCGGCCGTGGCGCCGCCGCACGAACTCCTTGTCGCCGGAGGCGGCCTCATGCTCGCTCAGCCGATCCAGCGCCACCCGCAGCAGCCCACCAGCGGCCCGATCGGCGCGCTCACGCGCAACACTGTCAGTCGGGCTAAGCCCGGCCTGCGGCAGCCGCGCCCGGATCTCGGCGGTCAGCGTGCTGATCGCGGCCACGCCGCCGAAGTCGGCGATCACCCGCCGCGCAATGTCGGTGATGGCGTCGAGCAGGTCACGGGTGTCGGCGTGCTCGCCCCAATTCTGTTGCAATTCCCTGATTAACTGCGGTCCCCGCTGGGTGGCTTTGCCCAGTTTCTCGGCCAGCTCTGTGCTGCTGGCGAAAGCTCCCAGTCCAGGCTTCACCCCGAGAATCAGTGCCGCGGCATCCTTGCGGGTGGAGGAGCGTTGACCAGACACCGCCGTCATTAATATGGCGACCGCGTCGTCGAGACCCATCAGATCGCTCCGCGTTGGCTGAGATTGCTTGCCCAGCCGTTTCGCCCAGGCGCGGTAGCGCGTGGTGATCTCGCTGCGAGTGTCCTTCGCTTCGCGGGCGACCAGGCGGTTCAGAGCGGTGGAATCCAACGCCAGCAGCTCACCTACCGTGCTCACTCGCACTGGCTCCAATGCGGAGAGTGCCCGCGGACTCAACCCCGCGGCGGTGAGTGCTGTTGCCGCGTCAGCCTTTTCGGCTGCAGCGTCGCTGACCGCGGCGGTGATGTCGGTTTCGGCGACCGCGAAGATGCGCCGCCACCCACGCAGCATGTCTTCCCCGGTGTCTGGGCGCCGCGCGGTATCACGGGACAGCGCGGCGGCGAAGAACTCGACCATTGCCGTCGCCAGGGTGGGCTCGAACAGCGTCGGGTCCACGGTGACGTCGTCGTCGACGGTAGCTGGGTTGGCGTTGGGGTCCGGGCCGTACTGCGGGGTGGAGCCGGTGGCCATCTCGAACAGCACCACTGCCGCGCCGTACCGTTCGGCGGCGGTGTCGTATTGGCGGCGCGCGCCGGCGCCCAGAAATGGGTCGAGGTAAGGTGGAGTGCCTGCCTCGATGTTGCGCGCGTCTACTCCGGCCATGGAGAAGTCGAACATCATTAGATGTGACTCGGCGCGCGAACTTGATTGGTACACACCAAGATTTGCCGGCTTGATGTCGCGGTTAGTCACGCCGTGGCGTTCTAGTGCGACCAGCGCTGTCAGAAGGTCGGTACCCCAGCGTTCTAGTACGTCGATGGACAGCCGGCCGCGATTGTTGAGTTCCTCGGCCAGCGTGGTCCGCCCGGCATAGCGCAGGAGCAACGCGGTGCGCCCACCCACGGTCTCGACGCCGTGCAGGGTGACGATCCGGTCGTCGTTGTCGAACTGGCCGAGGATCTGTGCTTCGGCGTGCAACCGCTCGGCGGCCTCGGCGTCCTTGGCAACCTTCAATACCCGTTCGGCACCGCCGACCTGGTGGTCTTCGACCAAGATGCCTTCGGCTGTCGACCCTGCGCCCAGCCGTCGCTTGTAGACGAAACGGCCTCCGGCCAACACCGTGCCAGGGCTCGCCTCAAGTGGGTCGGTGCCGGTCGTCTTTTCCGACAGCTCTTCTCGAACGTCAGCGAGTTTTGCCACGAAGTCGGCAACGCTGTCGATGCGTTCGGCCGGGCTGGGATTTGTGGCGTCCAGTATGAGCTGCCGCAGCGACGAGCGGACCTGGGGCATCTCGGCGGCCAGATCGAGCCCGCGGTCTCGCCGAAGGCGATCCATCAGCTCGCCGCGTTCGGTGGCGGGTGCAGTCCCGCCGGTCAGGATGAAGAACGCCAGCGCGCCCAGCCCGAAGACGTCGATGCGGGCCGGGTCGGCGGGGCGAGGGCCCTCCGGGGCAGCGAACAGTCGGGCGGTGTCACTCGGGGTAGCAGCCATCAGGGACATCGATCCCGATGAAAGCCGACTTACTGCGGTGTCCGGATTGGCTGGCAGCACCCCGGCGCTGTCCCAATCGGTGACTTGGGGCAGTAGATGCGCGCCCCGCTCGCGGATCGCGACTGAACGCGGATTGAGGCTGCGATGCACCACCCGATTGCGGTGCGCATAGTGCACGATGTCGGCGATGTCGGAGATCAGCTCCAGCTGCTGATCCAGCGTCAAGGTGCTCTGATGGTCGGCCAGCCACAAATCCAGGGGAGTGTCAGCCTTGGGTTGTGGGAAGACAAGGCCGATGCCCAGCTCGGGTTCGTTGACCAGGTCTTTCGGCGCCTGTAAGCCGTCGTAGGTGAGCCGGGACAGCAGGTTGAATTCGTGGGTAACGGCCTGCTTGCGGGCATGATCATCGGCCTTGGTCGAACCCTGCCCGGTGGTGTAGAACCGGATGCGGACGTGATCCTCGGAGTTGACGTGGTGAAACGCCGGCCAGTCCTGCCAGCCGTCGCCGTCGGCCAGCGGCTGATCGTCGATGATCCACGAGCCGACTTCGCGCTGCCGGCGCGGGGCCAGACCGATCGCCTTCATAAGTCCCGCGATCAACTGGCTGTTGTGTTCGGTGACCGGGTCGTGTTTGGCCGGGGCGAGCAAGCGCTCAGAGATGCCGGGAAGCCCGGTGATCTTGCTGTGTCCGTCGAGGCCGTAGAGGTTGATCGCAGAACTCGGTGCGAGGTCGCAGACGAACTCTGGATGATGCAGGAACACCAGCTCCTGCACATACGGGATGACTCCCTTGGGCAGATGCCCTGCCTTCTGGCGCAGAGTGTCCTTCAGGAGCGAGGCGAAGTACTGGGCCTTGCGGCGAGCTAGCAGCAGCGGGGAATCCTCGGCCCGGTGGCCGTCACGCATCCACACGTGGTCGTTGCCGCGCAGGATGCCGCGGTAGTGCTTGAGCTCGACCAGGTAAAGCGTGTCGCGGGCCAAAACCAGCAAGTCAACCTCATGCCAGCGGCCCCGGTTGTCGCGAAACTCGAAGTTAGCCCAGGCTCGAAACGGCGGAGCGTCAGGAAGGGCCTGCTTGACGGCGTCCAGGCCCTGCTTTTCGTGCGCAAACTGTGAGTCGGCGATCGTGACCCAGCGGCCGTCCTTCACCGGTGAGCCACCTCCTTCTCGCAGTGTGTAGGGATAAAGCTAGTGCGGTGTGCCGGGCTTGCTGGGCTGTTCCCCGATTCGGGGCTTTGCCGGGCCACCGAGTATGCGCCTGGTCACCGACAATTTATGACACGCGCCGTTAATTTGGTACGGATGTCTCGATATAGTTCGTCGGGTTAGGCGGGAAGTAACGGTGAATCGTCGATCCCTACCTGGGTGGCACGATCGCCGGCAATCTGACAGAGCTCGGTCCTACACTCAGGGCAACAGTGCTTGGGTGGGAGGTGAATGTGGCGGGCTCGGGTGAGCATTTCAAAGCGCTGGTGCGCACCCATGCAAGTGGGGACGATCAGGCCTTTTACTCGGTCGCTTTGCAGGTAGCTGCTCAGGCTGCCCGCCAAGGTCACCACAAGCTCGCGGCCGACCTCAAGGCAGCTGTCGAGAGCTCACGCACCGATCGCTCCACCAAGGTTGTCTCGATCGCCCGGCCTCGTGGTGACCTTGCTGAGTTGGTCGTCGCGTCGCATCCGACCGTGACCTTGAAAGATCTCGTCTTACCGGCCGATCTGGACGCCCACGTGCGACGGATCCTGACGGAGCAGCGTCAGCGCAAGAACCTCTTGGATCATGGGTTCGATCCAGCACATCGACTGCTATTCGAAGGTCCGCCGGGCACCGGCAAGACGATGACCGCCGCCGTCCTTGCCCACGAGTTGTCGTTGCCGTTACTCACCATTCGGTTGGACTCGCTGATGAGCAAGTTCATGGGCGAGACGGCCGGCAAGCTCCGGACCATTTTTGATGCTGCCGAAAGCCAACGTGCCGTGTACCTGTTCGATGAGTTCGACGCGCTCGGCGGCGACCGCGCCGGAAACGACGTCGGCGAAGCGCGACGGATCTTGAACTCGTTCCTGGTGTTTCTGGAGAACAGCAGCAGTGAAAGCATCATCATTGCCGCCACCAACCATCGGGCCATTCTGGATCGGGCGTTGTTTCGTCGCTTTGACATGGTTCTTGACTACGCGCTGCCGGACGCCAAACAAGGTGCAGCAGTCATGCGTGCTCGGCTTGGCTCCTTGGCCAAGGGAGTCCGCTGGGCCTCGCTCGCGGCCGATATCGAGGGGCTTTCCCATGCAGATCTCGTGCGGGCCGCCGAATCGGCAGCGAAAAGTGTGATCTTGGAAGGGCATTCACAGGTCAGTATCGAGGAGCTTCGTCGAGCGCTGAGCGCGAGGAAGTCGGCAAGCCTTGGCTAATGGGCGCGACCATCTCAGTCATTTCCTGGTCGTAGACCGCGTAGCAAACGAGGACTTCCACCGTCGAGGTGGCGGGAATCCCAAGGTCCGACCGGTCGAAGACCGTGCTGGGCACGGGCTGGGTCGGCTCAGTGAGCTGGAGTCCGCGTTCAGTTCCAGCGATGAGGCCCGCGCAGAATTGCTGACCGAGGAGGAGCTTCAAGCGCTCGGCACGATTGTCACTCTCGAGGGTGCAGACCCTGCGTTCCCGCTGAAAGTTGAATCACTTCAACAGTTCACACGGCATCGAAAAACTCCGCGCCGACCGAAATGGCTGCTTCTGTCGGTGCTTTCCGCTGACCCGAACGGTGGACTACCTGAACGGGCAATGGTCTGGGTAGCAGATGCGTACCGTGCTGAGTTTATTGGACTTTTCGAGAAGTACCTGTCAGACACTGGGTCCGGTAAGCCGAAGAACAACGAGCTTGTGGCCAATATTGCCCGGATTCGGGCGACGGTCCTGCTAGACCTATGGCAGTCGGATGGCGAGCCACCGATGAAGTCGTCTGTTTGGTGGGAGGTCTGGCTGCACCGAACGGGAACCGGCCCAGATCTTTTGCTGCGCTTCGTATTATTGCATGGGCTCAAAGCGTCTCCGCGCATCATGCACCTCAAAGATCGCGACGTCATGTGGATCGAGGCAAGCTGGGATCAGCTCCAGATTCTGCCGTTCACCGACGTGCCCGTCGCCGAGTTGCGTCGCCCCGAGTTCATCGACACAGTGGAGGACTTGAAGGCCGGTGAACAGGCCGAATACGCTGACGATCTTGCCGATCGACTTGAGCCGGCGGAAGCGCACCAGCCCGCTGTGTGCCACTTGGACACTGGCGTGGCACGCACACATGTCTTGCTGGCGAAGTCGCTCGCGGCCGAGGATCTCCAAACTGTCATTGGCACAAGCGGATTTGATGCCGAAGGCCACGGAACAGCGATGGCGGGCATTGCGCTGTTCGGTCAAGATCTTGATCAGCGCCTCATCGGTGCTGATCCCGTCGTCCTGCGCCATCGGCTGGAATCAGTTCGCATCATGCCAACTCGATCAGAACCCAAGAATGACCCGCTCGCGTTCGGTGACGTTACCGCTCAGGCAGTTTCCATGGCCGAGTCTACTTCGGCACGACGTCGGGTGTTTTGCTTGCCGGTGACAGTCGACGGTGACACGTCGGAAACCCCAGGCCAGCCAACGCTGTGGTCTGCCACCGTTGACGCGCTTGCGGTCGGATCCGACGTGGTACGCGATGGTGAGGCACTGCAGCTACTTGCACCGCCCGATGGAGAAGCAGCGCGCCTCATCTTGGTATCGACCGGCAATGTGAATTGCTTTGTCACTGACCACCTCAATGAATCGGATACGTCGCCGGTACAGGATCCGGCGCAGGCATGGAATGCGTTAACTGTCGGTGCGTACACCGAGATGGCAGATCCACCAACCGATCCGGCATACACCGGGTGGAATGCGGTTGCCGCCAGCGGTGAGCTCTCGCCTCACAGCCGGACGTCCCTGCATTTCGGTGCAACTCCGTGGCCCATCAAACCTGACATCGTCATGGAGGGTGGCAACGTGCTTCATGACGGTGGCTCAGGGTTCGAGCCCAGTCATCCGGCGTTGTCTGTGCGGACGACCGGTCACGTGAACGACCAAGCTCTGTCCTCGGCCAATGCGACGAGCGCCGCGACAGCCCAGGCTTCCCGTCTTGCGGTACTGGCGATGGCCACATATCCCGCGTACTGGCCGGAGACTGTTCGCGCCCTGCTGGTCCATGCAGCTGAGTGGACACCAGCGATGCGCCAGGCATTGGCGGCGGCTGCCAGGCAGGGATTGAAGCAGCAGCAGGCAATGTTGCGTCGGTACGGATGGGGCGTGCCGACCGAGGATCGCGTGCTCTATTCCTCCGATCAGGCAGTAACACTCGTCATCCAGGATAAGTTTGTGCCATTCGAAGGCGATGACTTCAAGGTTCCGGTCTTCCGGCTGCACCAGCTGCCATGGCCGAACGAAGTATTGGAGGAGATCGGTGACACGCGAATCGATTTGCGTGTCACCCTGTCGTACTTCATCGAGCCAACCGCGTCCCGACGCGGTTGGCGGCAGCGGTACAAATACCCGTCGCACTCTCTTCGCTTCGAGCTTCAGGATCCATTGGAATCGGACGAGCAATTTGTGCAACGTGTTAATCGGGATTCCAGCGCCGAGGAAGGCGGTGGCGGTCGGGCACCGAGCCAGGTGCGCTGGGTTGTAGGGCCGAATCAGCGCAACCTCGGATCACTGCACCAAGACATCTGGCAGACATCGGGAATCGAGCTTGCACAGGCGGGAAAGCTCGCGGTGTACCCGGTGGGTGGATGGTGGAAGTACAGCAGGGCGAAGGATCGCGTCGATAAGGAGGTCCGTTATGCGCTCGTCGTCTCGTTGCGGACGCCCGAGAGCGGCATCGATCTGTACACCCCCATCGCGAATTTGCTGCGGGTTCCGATTGCGGTGCCGATGGAATGATACGTCGGCTTTATATGCGTGCTTGTGGTGCGTTGAGCGATCGGAAAGGGCAACATGAACCTGGCTAGCGGTATCGCTCTCGCGTCGGCGGTCATAGCCTTGCTGGCGCTGGCGGTGGCCGCATGGACTTTTCGGCAGGGGGCTGAGCTGAACGCGTTCCTGGTGTTCACAGAACGCTACGAGAAGATCATGAGCGAGCTGCCGCACGAAGCTCGACTGCACCCGGAGTGGAATCCGGAGGTAGACAAAGACTTTGCGATTCGCTTGCGCTATCTCAACCTGTGCTCGGAAGAGTTCTACCTCAAGAAGCGCTGCCTCCTATCTGCACGAGTCTGGGGCATCTGGAAAACCGAGATGACGTCAACGCTCGCCTCACGACCGTACCGAGATGCCTGGCAGCAGCTGCGGCCACATTTCAGTAGCTACCCAGAGTTCTCGGAGTTTGTCGACGATTGTCAGACAGCGCGTTGAACCATCGCCCCGGGATGGTGAGCCAAGACATGGACAGCCCGCGAAGCGCGGAGGCTATTGTGCGAGGCTGAGCCACGCGAGCGGGCCGGCCCGACTCCGCAACCCTAACCGGACTTGATCTATGCGGATTTGTCGTTGCGGATACCAGTCGTACGGATAATGCTTCGATGGTTTCGGTGCATCACTGCAGACAGCATGTTGTTCAAAACGGACGCGATATGGTCCGCGCACACATTTGGGCGATACGGGAACGCGGAGCAAGGCTTGTTCTCGCCGCTATCGACCCGGACTCTGACAGGGAGGAGTTCCTCGACGCCCACGTACCTGAGTGCTCAGCGTGTTACCGCGATCTGATTCTTGAATTAGTCGATCAAGCCAGCGCGTGGTATCAGGTTGAATTCGGTGGCCGCGAATCGGCCATCGAAGCACTTCACGACGAGCTGGCGACCATAGTCAAGCTCAGCCGCGACGATTGAAGGTCAGATCCTTTCGATGTACGGCGTCGGACGCTTGTCGGTCCCTCATGCCATCCTGATCAGCTCGCCACCCGCGGGCACCCGAGCCTGACGGATGGAGACCCCAGTGACTATCGACCGCCTGACCCCTGGGCGCACCCTTGACGGGCGATGCATCGCCCCCGGTCGCTACCATCGGCGGCAAATTAA
Proteins encoded:
- the pglW gene encoding BREX system serine/threonine kinase PglW, giving the protein MKDGRWVTIADSQFAHEKQGLDAVKQALPDAPPFRAWANFEFRDNRGRWHEVDLLVLARDTLYLVELKHYRGILRGNDHVWMRDGHRAEDSPLLLARRKAQYFASLLKDTLRQKAGHLPKGVIPYVQELVFLHHPEFVCDLAPSSAINLYGLDGHSKITGLPGISERLLAPAKHDPVTEHNSQLIAGLMKAIGLAPRRQREVGSWIIDDQPLADGDGWQDWPAFHHVNSEDHVRIRFYTTGQGSTKADDHARKQAVTHEFNLLSRLTYDGLQAPKDLVNEPELGIGLVFPQPKADTPLDLWLADHQSTLTLDQQLELISDIADIVHYAHRNRVVHRSLNPRSVAIRERGAHLLPQVTDWDSAGVLPANPDTAVSRLSSGSMSLMAATPSDTARLFAAPEGPRPADPARIDVFGLGALAFFILTGGTAPATERGELMDRLRRDRGLDLAAEMPQVRSSLRQLILDATNPSPAERIDSVADFVAKLADVREELSEKTTGTDPLEASPGTVLAGGRFVYKRRLGAGSTAEGILVEDHQVGGAERVLKVAKDAEAAERLHAEAQILGQFDNDDRIVTLHGVETVGGRTALLLRYAGRTTLAEELNNRGRLSIDVLERWGTDLLTALVALERHGVTNRDIKPANLGVYQSSSRAESHLMMFDFSMAGVDARNIEAGTPPYLDPFLGAGARRQYDTAAERYGAAVVLFEMATGSTPQYGPDPNANPATVDDDVTVDPTLFEPTLATAMVEFFAAALSRDTARRPDTGEDMLRGWRRIFAVAETDITAAVSDAAAEKADAATALTAAGLSPRALSALEPVRVSTVGELLALDSTALNRLVAREAKDTRSEITTRYRAWAKRLGKQSQPTRSDLMGLDDAVAILMTAVSGQRSSTRKDAAALILGVKPGLGAFASSTELAEKLGKATQRGPQLIRELQQNWGEHADTRDLLDAITDIARRVIADFGGVAAISTLTAEIRARLPQAGLSPTDSVARERADRAAGGLLRVALDRLSEHEAASGDKEFVRRRHGRRLSLLANDEMLLNAAESAAKRADELVSADRNAVIPAHSSARELRAAFQAGYNAVSDREVTVPTPGDMRLVRLAAAVSKHAAVSGRGELHNQEMSPAAAVQVALTGLAQSESLSASQIRSRVTARFPELGRVPLRPHLDRILDQTTLNLKWNSDRETFCFPDAEPASATTMHTRKPTKVPDVATPAADAAVGQATNALAVLRRSMDECGFLAIGVPIPADRPGEHERVARLLAETHGGQLLDVTTRLIGAMRNLAAQQGVSWDLIRGADAAESGSRDARGLRAVIDRVVPQLWAELHAAVFDGESSRDPLILTEISPLARYGHLEVLAKLSDLSAPRRRPVWAVLPQLRGQVGALVDRKPVQLGSPGGQFVVWREAPDVVPAGGDGGVQ
- a CDS encoding S8 family peptidase, which codes for MANGRDHLSHFLVVDRVANEDFHRRGGGNPKVRPVEDRAGHGLGRLSELESAFSSSDEARAELLTEEELQALGTIVTLEGADPAFPLKVESLQQFTRHRKTPRRPKWLLLSVLSADPNGGLPERAMVWVADAYRAEFIGLFEKYLSDTGSGKPKNNELVANIARIRATVLLDLWQSDGEPPMKSSVWWEVWLHRTGTGPDLLLRFVLLHGLKASPRIMHLKDRDVMWIEASWDQLQILPFTDVPVAELRRPEFIDTVEDLKAGEQAEYADDLADRLEPAEAHQPAVCHLDTGVARTHVLLAKSLAAEDLQTVIGTSGFDAEGHGTAMAGIALFGQDLDQRLIGADPVVLRHRLESVRIMPTRSEPKNDPLAFGDVTAQAVSMAESTSARRRVFCLPVTVDGDTSETPGQPTLWSATVDALAVGSDVVRDGEALQLLAPPDGEAARLILVSTGNVNCFVTDHLNESDTSPVQDPAQAWNALTVGAYTEMADPPTDPAYTGWNAVAASGELSPHSRTSLHFGATPWPIKPDIVMEGGNVLHDGGSGFEPSHPALSVRTTGHVNDQALSSANATSAATAQASRLAVLAMATYPAYWPETVRALLVHAAEWTPAMRQALAAAARQGLKQQQAMLRRYGWGVPTEDRVLYSSDQAVTLVIQDKFVPFEGDDFKVPVFRLHQLPWPNEVLEEIGDTRIDLRVTLSYFIEPTASRRGWRQRYKYPSHSLRFELQDPLESDEQFVQRVNRDSSAEEGGGGRAPSQVRWVVGPNQRNLGSLHQDIWQTSGIELAQAGKLAVYPVGGWWKYSRAKDRVDKEVRYALVVSLRTPESGIDLYTPIANLLRVPIAVPME
- a CDS encoding AAA family ATPase, coding for MAGSGEHFKALVRTHASGDDQAFYSVALQVAAQAARQGHHKLAADLKAAVESSRTDRSTKVVSIARPRGDLAELVVASHPTVTLKDLVLPADLDAHVRRILTEQRQRKNLLDHGFDPAHRLLFEGPPGTGKTMTAAVLAHELSLPLLTIRLDSLMSKFMGETAGKLRTIFDAAESQRAVYLFDEFDALGGDRAGNDVGEARRILNSFLVFLENSSSESIIIAATNHRAILDRALFRRFDMVLDYALPDAKQGAAVMRARLGSLAKGVRWASLAADIEGLSHADLVRAAESAAKSVILEGHSQVSIEELRRALSARKSASLG